In the genome of Deinococcus misasensis DSM 22328, one region contains:
- a CDS encoding prohibitin family protein, whose protein sequence is MKKHPFLFLAIAFMTSCAITTVNPDEEAIRVDTLGAKREVTTSNIVVGRITYNPFTEDIIVFPVRLQRVEWKAEDNLKFQSKEGLSLSADVAFSMAFERGKTPNIYSKYGKQSPDIIDTVGRDIVRDAVTSVASQYSAMEINGTKRPEFQLKVAQAIRERLSKEFIQVDNFMFTGQIILPREVKQSIDAAQQATQIAIQRENEIRATRAEAEKRRLQADTRAYEIITKAKADAEAAKLKAKTITPQLVQYEAIQKWDGKLPTYSGGTVPFVQLK, encoded by the coding sequence ATGAAAAAGCACCCCTTCCTGTTTCTGGCCATCGCCTTTATGACCTCCTGCGCCATCACCACCGTCAACCCCGACGAGGAAGCCATCCGGGTGGACACGCTCGGCGCGAAACGTGAAGTCACCACCAGCAACATCGTGGTTGGACGCATCACCTACAACCCGTTCACTGAGGACATCATCGTGTTCCCAGTGCGCCTGCAGCGCGTTGAATGGAAAGCCGAAGACAACCTGAAATTCCAGAGCAAAGAAGGCCTGTCCCTCTCCGCGGACGTGGCTTTCTCCATGGCTTTCGAGCGCGGCAAAACCCCCAACATTTACAGCAAATACGGCAAGCAATCCCCTGACATCATCGACACCGTAGGTCGGGACATTGTGCGAGACGCAGTGACCTCGGTGGCTTCCCAGTACAGCGCAATGGAAATCAACGGCACCAAACGCCCCGAATTTCAACTCAAAGTGGCCCAAGCGATCCGCGAAAGGCTCTCCAAGGAGTTCATTCAGGTGGACAACTTCATGTTCACCGGGCAGATCATCCTGCCCCGCGAAGTCAAACAGAGCATTGACGCTGCACAGCAAGCCACACAAATAGCCATCCAGCGCGAAAACGAAATCCGAGCCACCCGCGCAGAAGCCGAAAAGCGCCGGTTGCAAGCCGACACCCGGGCTTACGAAATCATCACCAAAGCCAAAGCGGACGCTGAAGCAGCAAAACTCAAAGCCAAAACCATCACCCCTCAACTGGTGCAATACGAAGCCATCCAGAAATGGGATGGGAAACTGCCCACTTACTCTGGGGGCACCGTCCCCTTCGTGCAACTCAAATGA
- a CDS encoding DUF5131 family protein, with protein sequence MINKTSITWATHTWNPTSGCTQITAGCKNCYAKTLHDQRHDALHAGKRLPEQYRQPFGSIQLHPSRLIDPLKFRSKTPARIFVGSMSDLFHPLVPDAFLDRVFASMILASSPYDAAHRFLLLTKRPERMKDYLLTPGRRQSIAEALPGLEDPDTAFDSIARGFDDPKDFLGPNIWLGTTAEDQQQATQRIPVLTSIPAQVRFLSCEPLLGPVDLKGHLHPDGIHWVIVGGESGKNARPMHPDWARQIRDDCQEANTPFHFKQWGEFIPIHQFCDPIQYIDGAKRHMNKKRGDVLMNADGTLARDGRPETKTYPLLVLARAGTRKAGRDLDGVTHHSFPEVTAW encoded by the coding sequence ATGATCAACAAAACCAGCATCACCTGGGCAACCCACACCTGGAATCCCACCTCTGGCTGCACTCAAATCACTGCGGGCTGCAAGAACTGCTACGCCAAAACCCTGCACGACCAGAGGCATGACGCGCTGCACGCCGGGAAGCGCCTCCCTGAGCAGTACCGGCAACCGTTTGGCAGCATCCAACTCCACCCATCAAGGCTGATTGACCCCCTGAAATTCCGCAGCAAAACACCTGCACGAATCTTCGTGGGCAGCATGTCCGACCTTTTCCATCCACTTGTCCCTGACGCCTTTCTGGACCGGGTGTTTGCCAGCATGATCCTCGCCTCAAGCCCTTACGATGCAGCCCACCGGTTCCTGCTGCTCACCAAAAGACCTGAGCGCATGAAAGACTACCTCCTCACCCCCGGCAGACGCCAGAGCATCGCAGAAGCCCTCCCAGGCCTCGAAGACCCAGACACAGCCTTCGACAGCATCGCTCGAGGCTTTGATGACCCGAAAGACTTCCTCGGGCCGAACATCTGGCTGGGCACCACCGCAGAAGACCAACAGCAAGCCACCCAGCGCATCCCGGTCCTCACCAGCATTCCAGCGCAGGTGCGCTTCTTGAGTTGCGAACCCCTCCTCGGGCCCGTGGACCTCAAAGGCCACCTCCACCCGGACGGCATCCATTGGGTGATTGTCGGCGGGGAATCCGGCAAGAACGCCCGACCCATGCACCCCGACTGGGCCCGGCAGATCCGCGACGACTGCCAGGAAGCGAACACCCCCTTCCACTTCAAGCAGTGGGGTGAATTCATCCCCATCCACCAGTTCTGTGACCCCATCCAATACATCGATGGAGCGAAACGCCACATGAACAAAAAACGCGGCGATGTGCTGATGAACGCAGACGGCACCCTCGCCAGAGACGGCAGGCCAGAAACCAAAACCTACCCCCTGCTGGTGCTGGCCCGGGCAGGCACACGAAAAGCCGGACGTGACCTTGATGGGGTCACCCACCACAGCTTCCCAGAGGTGACCGCATGGTGA